In one Aeromicrobium erythreum genomic region, the following are encoded:
- a CDS encoding TetR/AcrR family transcriptional regulator: protein MSVDSERGTTRAERQAQTRERLVEVARELFLADGYAGTSLDKVAVAAGFSKGAVYSNFSGKEELCMAVLDTIHEEQVEGVVAAFTADTDLDGRIDAFAAWVREKLGKPRWTALEVEFAAVARQSPWVAGELVKRHRMLVTASADLIDRVLADAGLRLDFGAHKAAVALLSLGIGLGAMRSLDPELDVDVFAETMRALLRSSTSA, encoded by the coding sequence GTGAGCGTCGACAGCGAGCGCGGCACCACGCGCGCGGAACGCCAGGCCCAGACCCGTGAACGGCTCGTCGAGGTCGCGCGCGAGCTCTTCCTCGCCGACGGCTACGCCGGTACCTCGCTCGACAAGGTCGCCGTCGCGGCCGGATTCTCCAAGGGCGCCGTGTACTCCAACTTCTCCGGCAAGGAGGAGCTCTGCATGGCCGTGCTCGACACCATCCACGAGGAGCAGGTCGAGGGCGTCGTCGCCGCGTTCACCGCCGACACCGACCTCGACGGACGGATCGACGCCTTCGCCGCCTGGGTGCGCGAGAAGCTCGGTAAGCCGCGCTGGACGGCGCTCGAGGTGGAGTTCGCGGCCGTCGCGCGCCAGAGCCCCTGGGTCGCCGGCGAGCTCGTGAAGCGTCACCGGATGCTCGTCACGGCCAGCGCCGACCTGATCGACCGCGTCCTCGCCGACGCCGGCCTCCGCCTCGACTTCGGCGCCCACAAGGCCGCCGTCGCGCTCCTCAGCCTCGGCATCGGCCTGGGCGCCATGCGCTCGCTCGACCCCGAGCTCGACGTCGACGTCTTCGCCGAGACGATGCGCGCGCTGCTGCGCAGCTCGACCTCAGCCTGA
- a CDS encoding flavin-containing monooxygenase — protein MITTDTLVIGTGFSGMGMAMKLREAGRTDFVVIEKADDVGGTWRDNTYPGAECDIQSHMYSFSYELNKDWSREYSGQQEIWEYMRSVARKHDLYDVIHFGTEVTGAVWDEDRLRWTVSTSKETYDARVVVSGIGGLHIPNIPDLPGAESFSGPRFHSAQWQHDVDLTGKKVAVVGTGASAIQFIPQIVGDVAQLDVYQRTAPWVVPKHNHDIEGRKGAFIKRLPGGTRAYRNAMYWLNEAQQLAFTGPLQNVSKVMENKVSDYIRRTVKDPEVAEKLIPDYRLGCKRILKTDNYVPVYNRDNVELVTDGIEEITADGIRAKDGTFREADVIIYGTGFHVTDAFEWVHVTGKGGRDLSKTFKEKGIETYLGISVTDFPNFFFLLGPNTALGHNSVVFMIEQQTKWIIAMLDEMDERGAQAVEPTSQAQREFNDALQEKVSKGVWSQGGCTSWYLDSQGKNRTIWPGFTFRYWWATRKVEAQDFAWEKAA, from the coding sequence ATGATCACCACCGACACCCTGGTCATCGGTACCGGTTTCAGCGGCATGGGCATGGCGATGAAGCTGCGCGAGGCGGGGCGCACCGACTTCGTCGTCATCGAGAAGGCCGACGACGTCGGCGGCACCTGGCGCGACAACACCTACCCCGGCGCCGAGTGCGACATCCAGTCCCACATGTACTCCTTCTCCTACGAGCTGAACAAGGACTGGAGCCGCGAGTACTCCGGCCAGCAGGAGATCTGGGAGTACATGCGCTCGGTGGCGCGCAAGCACGACCTCTACGACGTCATCCACTTCGGCACCGAGGTCACGGGCGCCGTGTGGGACGAGGACCGGCTGCGGTGGACGGTCAGCACGAGCAAGGAGACCTACGACGCCCGCGTCGTCGTGTCCGGCATCGGTGGCCTGCACATCCCGAACATCCCCGACCTGCCCGGGGCCGAGAGCTTCAGCGGCCCGCGCTTCCACTCCGCGCAGTGGCAGCACGACGTCGACCTCACCGGCAAGAAGGTCGCAGTCGTCGGAACCGGCGCGAGCGCCATCCAGTTCATCCCGCAGATCGTCGGCGACGTCGCGCAGCTCGACGTCTACCAGCGCACCGCGCCGTGGGTCGTGCCGAAGCACAACCACGACATCGAGGGCCGCAAGGGCGCCTTCATCAAGAGGCTCCCCGGCGGGACCCGCGCGTACCGCAACGCCATGTACTGGCTGAACGAGGCGCAGCAGCTGGCGTTCACCGGCCCGCTCCAGAACGTCTCCAAGGTCATGGAGAACAAGGTCTCCGACTACATCCGCCGCACCGTGAAGGACCCGGAGGTCGCGGAGAAGCTGATCCCCGACTACCGCCTGGGCTGCAAGCGCATCCTCAAGACCGACAACTACGTCCCGGTCTACAACCGCGACAACGTCGAGCTCGTCACCGACGGCATCGAGGAGATCACCGCCGACGGCATCCGCGCCAAGGACGGCACGTTCCGCGAGGCCGACGTCATCATCTACGGCACGGGCTTCCACGTGACCGACGCGTTCGAGTGGGTGCACGTGACCGGCAAGGGTGGCCGCGACCTGTCGAAGACGTTCAAGGAGAAGGGCATCGAGACCTACCTGGGCATCTCGGTCACCGACTTCCCGAACTTCTTCTTCCTGCTGGGCCCGAACACGGCGCTCGGCCACAACTCGGTCGTGTTCATGATCGAGCAGCAGACGAAGTGGATCATCGCGATGCTCGATGAGATGGACGAGCGTGGTGCGCAGGCCGTCGAGCCGACGTCGCAGGCGCAGCGCGAGTTCAACGACGCCCTGCAGGAGAAGGTCAGCAAGGGCGTGTGGAGCCAGGGCGGCTGCACCAGCTGGTACCTCGACAGCCAGGGCAAGAACCGCACGATCTGGCCCGGCTTCACGTTCCGCTACTGGTGGGCGACGCGCAAGGTCGAGGCGCAGGACTTCGCGTGGGAGAAGGCGGCCTGA
- a CDS encoding stage II sporulation protein M: MSVSATRRPGAARRPGTTTRLVAGFLVVVLVAVVAGTVAGHAHPAEAERSRGRPAHAEEILQHNLVVLVVVGVLALLSVGLLAVLYLLPSFWIVGFQVGQSWQEHGPGPTLHGLLWHAPLELTAFALCAATATVQSRRLWSAAGGRERGATRAAEVLGPLLRGWVTSVGLLVLAALVEASLSAGPR, encoded by the coding sequence GTGAGCGTGTCGGCGACCCGTCGTCCAGGGGCGGCGCGTCGACCCGGTACGACGACGCGGCTGGTCGCCGGGTTCCTCGTGGTCGTCCTCGTCGCCGTCGTGGCCGGGACGGTCGCGGGCCACGCCCACCCCGCTGAGGCCGAGCGGAGCCGCGGGCGACCGGCGCACGCCGAGGAGATCCTGCAGCACAACCTCGTGGTCCTGGTGGTCGTGGGGGTGCTGGCGCTGCTGTCGGTCGGACTGCTCGCCGTGCTCTACCTGCTGCCGAGCTTCTGGATCGTGGGGTTCCAGGTGGGTCAGTCCTGGCAGGAGCACGGGCCGGGCCCGACCCTGCACGGCCTCCTCTGGCACGCGCCGCTCGAGCTCACGGCCTTCGCGCTGTGCGCCGCCACGGCGACGGTGCAGAGCCGACGGCTCTGGTCCGCGGCCGGTGGCCGAGAGCGCGGTGCGACCCGGGCGGCCGAGGTCCTCGGCCCGCTCCTGCGGGGGTGGGTGACGTCCGTGGGGCTCCTGGTCCTGGCCGCCCTGGTCGAAGCATCCCTGTCAGCCGGTCCCCGATGA
- the ccmA gene encoding heme ABC exporter ATP-binding protein CcmA — translation MTPRLPRVAVEDLVVSYGAEPVLRGLSFEVGAGSCVRVAGGNGAGKTTLLSVLAGLLPADSGVVRVESDTVQPGDHPPLLASPAQLFPYLSVHEHLLMTERFALERGLQVDDAPTPADLALEHVADSLAERLSLGQRQRLAIGMLRTSGSDVWLLDEPFNGLDQAGVAALREQVTALVARRGVAVVAAHQASHLDGLVTSTLQLDSGQEVPT, via the coding sequence GTGACGCCTCGACTCCCACGGGTCGCGGTGGAGGACCTCGTGGTCTCCTACGGCGCTGAGCCCGTGCTGCGGGGCCTGTCCTTCGAGGTCGGCGCGGGTTCGTGCGTCCGCGTCGCAGGGGGCAACGGAGCCGGCAAGACGACCCTGCTGTCCGTGCTCGCGGGACTGCTGCCCGCCGACTCCGGCGTCGTGCGCGTGGAGAGCGACACCGTGCAGCCCGGTGACCACCCGCCCCTGCTCGCGAGCCCAGCGCAGCTCTTCCCCTACCTCTCGGTGCACGAGCACCTGCTGATGACCGAGCGGTTCGCGCTCGAGCGCGGGCTCCAGGTCGACGACGCGCCCACCCCGGCCGACCTCGCGCTCGAGCACGTGGCCGACTCCCTCGCCGAGCGCCTGTCGCTCGGCCAGCGGCAGCGCCTGGCCATCGGCATGCTGCGGACGTCGGGCTCCGACGTCTGGCTGCTCGACGAGCCGTTCAACGGTCTCGACCAGGCCGGAGTCGCCGCGCTCCGCGAGCAGGTCACCGCACTCGTGGCCCGCCGTGGCGTCGCGGTCGTCGCGGCCCACCAGGCGTCGCACCTGGACGGGCTCGTCACCTCGACGCTGCAGCTCGACAGCGGTCAGGAGGTACCGACGTGA
- a CDS encoding cytochrome P450 codes for MSQSYDVPPGPRGNPLLMTMRFMRKRGPLIRDAHARYGDTFSVQILPGPRTIVVHADPADVKEIFAADPSQLHAGEGNAILRPVMGDHSLLLTDDAEHQRGRKLLMPAFTGPAMRSYRPLVEGLAKESVQGWHDGQRLVTLDAMNALTLEVILQVVFGVTDEERLEVLRPKVTRIVDIDAGILLSWIFPRLRKVPPWRGFFTNLREVDALLYAEIAERRAEHARDGLEGRDDVLSRLLRAGGGDDEEPLSDQELRDQLVTLLLAGHETTASALSWTLHELGRHPDLLTRATTAADQGDEVFLGACLKEAMRLHPIIDFVARSLQSDQVVAGRRLPRGTTVAPSIMLSHSREASFADAHLFRPDRFLDGEVSAGTWIPFGGGVRRCIGAAFSLMEGTVVLREVLQRFAVHTEQPTGPRLRNITNVPDDKAPVILRAR; via the coding sequence ATGAGCCAGAGCTACGACGTGCCACCGGGGCCGCGCGGCAACCCGCTGCTGATGACCATGCGGTTCATGCGCAAGCGGGGACCGTTGATCCGCGACGCGCACGCGCGCTACGGCGACACGTTCAGCGTGCAGATCCTGCCCGGACCGCGCACCATCGTCGTCCACGCCGACCCGGCCGACGTGAAGGAGATCTTCGCGGCCGACCCGTCGCAGCTCCATGCTGGCGAGGGCAACGCGATCCTGCGTCCGGTCATGGGCGACCACTCGCTGCTGCTCACCGACGACGCGGAGCACCAGCGCGGCCGCAAGCTGCTCATGCCGGCGTTCACGGGTCCGGCGATGCGCAGCTACCGGCCGCTGGTGGAGGGTCTGGCGAAGGAGTCGGTGCAGGGCTGGCACGACGGTCAGCGGCTCGTGACGCTCGACGCGATGAACGCGCTGACGCTGGAGGTCATCCTGCAGGTCGTCTTCGGCGTCACCGACGAGGAGCGGCTGGAGGTGCTGCGCCCGAAGGTCACACGCATCGTCGACATCGACGCCGGCATCCTGCTGTCGTGGATCTTCCCGCGGCTGCGGAAGGTGCCGCCATGGCGCGGGTTCTTCACGAACCTGCGCGAGGTCGACGCGCTGCTGTACGCGGAGATCGCCGAGCGGCGGGCCGAGCACGCCCGCGACGGGCTGGAGGGTCGCGACGACGTGCTGTCGCGGCTGCTGCGCGCCGGGGGCGGCGACGACGAGGAGCCGTTGTCGGACCAGGAGCTGCGCGACCAGCTCGTCACGCTGCTGCTGGCCGGGCACGAGACGACCGCGTCGGCGCTGTCGTGGACGCTGCACGAGCTCGGCCGGCACCCTGACCTGTTGACGCGCGCCACCACGGCTGCCGACCAGGGCGACGAGGTGTTCCTCGGGGCGTGCCTCAAGGAGGCCATGCGGCTGCACCCGATCATCGACTTCGTGGCGCGGTCGTTGCAGAGCGACCAGGTGGTCGCGGGACGTCGCCTGCCGCGCGGCACGACCGTGGCGCCGTCGATCATGCTGTCGCACAGCCGCGAGGCGTCGTTCGCCGACGCGCACCTGTTCCGGCCCGACCGGTTCCTCGACGGCGAGGTGTCGGCGGGCACGTGGATCCCGTTCGGCGGGGGCGTGCGGCGCTGCATCGGCGCGGCCTTCTCGCTGATGGAGGGCACGGTCGTCCTGCGCGAGGTGCTGCAGCGCTTCGCGGTGCACACCGAGCAGCCCACCGGTCCGCGCCTGCGCAACATCACGAACGTCCCCGACGACAAGGCCCCCGTGATCCTGCGTGCCCGCTGA
- a CDS encoding NADPH:quinone oxidoreductase family protein, with amino-acid sequence MRAVQITTLDGPSAVEVTELPDPTPAEGQVLVRVRAAGVSFPEVLQTRGLYQLKPELPFVPGSEVAGEVVSAPEGSGFAPGDRVAGFCMLGGFAEYAVTQPDMTFPLPDSVSFEQGASVPLNYLTAYFALVERGRLAEGERVLVHGAAGGVGTASIQVAKAFGAGQVVAVTSTAEKGAVAIDAGADEFVLADGFLDAVKESGKVDLVVDPVGGDRFTDSLRSLREDGRLLVVGFTAGDIPEVKVNRLLLNNLSVVGVGWGAYALARPGHVAQEWAAIAPHLASGALTPPIGATFGLDDAAQALAEIDERRATGKVLLVP; translated from the coding sequence ATGCGTGCCGTGCAGATCACGACGCTCGACGGGCCCTCGGCCGTCGAGGTCACCGAGCTCCCCGACCCGACGCCCGCGGAGGGCCAGGTGCTCGTACGGGTACGGGCCGCCGGCGTCTCCTTCCCGGAGGTGCTGCAGACCCGCGGGCTGTACCAGCTCAAGCCCGAGCTGCCGTTCGTCCCCGGCTCGGAGGTCGCGGGCGAGGTCGTGTCGGCGCCGGAGGGCTCGGGCTTCGCGCCGGGCGACCGCGTGGCCGGGTTCTGCATGCTCGGCGGGTTCGCGGAGTACGCCGTCACCCAGCCCGACATGACGTTCCCGCTGCCGGACTCCGTCTCCTTCGAGCAGGGCGCCTCGGTGCCGCTGAACTACCTCACCGCCTACTTCGCGCTCGTCGAGCGCGGCCGGCTCGCCGAGGGTGAGCGCGTGCTCGTCCACGGCGCGGCTGGCGGTGTCGGCACTGCGTCGATCCAGGTCGCCAAGGCCTTCGGCGCGGGTCAGGTCGTCGCCGTCACGTCGACCGCCGAGAAGGGTGCCGTCGCGATCGACGCGGGCGCCGACGAGTTCGTGCTCGCCGACGGCTTCCTCGACGCGGTCAAGGAATCGGGCAAGGTCGACCTCGTCGTCGACCCCGTCGGCGGCGACCGGTTCACCGACTCGCTGCGCAGCCTGCGCGAGGACGGCCGCCTGCTGGTCGTCGGCTTCACCGCGGGCGACATCCCCGAGGTCAAGGTGAACCGCCTGCTGCTCAACAACCTCAGCGTCGTCGGCGTCGGCTGGGGTGCCTACGCGCTCGCCCGACCCGGGCACGTGGCACAGGAGTGGGCCGCGATCGCCCCGCACCTCGCCTCGGGTGCGCTGACGCCGCCGATCGGCGCCACGTTCGGCCTCGACGACGCCGCGCAGGCGCTCGCCGAGATCGACGAGCGTCGCGCGACCGGCAAGGTCCTGCTCGTCCCGTGA
- a CDS encoding GNAT family N-acetyltransferase: MTFTHRPLDPVADLDLVHGWVTQERAEFWGMTDYTREEVGEVYAYLDSLSTHHAYLVLELPGEGAGTPECGVPVAIFQTYEPRHDPVGEAYPVREGDLGVHLFVGPGEPRSGFTGSLVAYVLRVLLADPAVRRLVVEPDVRNERSVSRFLREGFERGPVVDLGHKTAQLAFLPRPT, translated from the coding sequence ATGACGTTCACGCACCGCCCGCTGGACCCGGTGGCCGACCTCGACCTGGTGCACGGCTGGGTGACGCAGGAGCGCGCCGAGTTCTGGGGGATGACCGACTACACGCGCGAGGAAGTCGGGGAGGTGTACGCCTACCTCGACTCGCTGTCGACGCACCACGCGTACCTCGTCCTCGAGCTGCCCGGTGAGGGGGCCGGGACGCCCGAGTGCGGGGTGCCCGTGGCGATCTTCCAGACCTACGAGCCGCGGCACGACCCGGTCGGGGAGGCGTACCCGGTGCGGGAGGGCGACCTGGGGGTGCACCTGTTCGTCGGGCCGGGGGAGCCGAGGTCGGGGTTCACGGGCTCGCTGGTCGCCTACGTGCTGCGTGTCCTGCTGGCCGACCCCGCCGTGCGTCGGCTCGTGGTCGAGCCCGACGTCCGCAACGAGCGCTCCGTGTCGCGCTTCCTGCGCGAGGGCTTCGAGCGCGGCCCCGTCGTTGACCTGGGCCACAAGACCGCCCAGCTCGCCTTCCTCCCCCGCCCCACCTGA
- a CDS encoding penicillin acylase family protein has product MSVLTVRAASLEALAFEQGRRTVEVAEDRLLEDLAHVQAVTGTVWDEFWSRSLLVRTARRAHERLDDETRGFVDAYAAGVRAAGIEDWQDWTSLGVFAVHHALFGSLGHHLWRRHAARVLGSDAARALAQEVPALSGSNAWVVGGCRSTDGAPLIGADPHRIVTVPSVYQRVHLVAGDADVDVVGLTFPGVPGVQHFGHTGTVAWAITNAMADTQRLVDVEADTPRDVVEGVSVTADGPVVLERPDGSGVAIRSVPWLLDDLGFAAFVPLLRARTTADVDAALDHWVEPVNDVLVADVDGAVLHRVAGRVPWRETSGEWSGWVVPHRRRVGPTEHAVVANHRQGGHSAALADELAPPHRGRRLHQLLASSPTLDVETGAALHADTLLLPAAHWQRRLGELAMSSEPAEVRQVRDRLLAWDGHMDAASSDAALFALLRSAVVRRLVAHPALAPLQEPSEDPWTGPEELFAPWLRPEPRVALALDRWLEDPTAASPLLTSFDLDCTLLAALREVAPSAGDVGPWGDVHTFTTPDGEVLRLGGDDGCVLSTSSLPGLDDRVWRGPVARLVWSLGDRSRSRWTVPDETDVWAAGSTSPLEADLA; this is encoded by the coding sequence ATGAGCGTGCTCACCGTGCGGGCCGCCTCGCTCGAGGCGCTCGCCTTCGAGCAGGGTCGCCGGACCGTCGAGGTCGCCGAGGACCGTCTGCTGGAGGACCTCGCCCACGTGCAGGCCGTCACGGGCACCGTCTGGGACGAGTTCTGGAGCCGGTCGCTGCTCGTGCGCACCGCGCGACGCGCGCACGAGCGGCTCGACGACGAGACGCGCGGCTTCGTCGACGCCTACGCGGCGGGGGTGCGGGCCGCGGGGATCGAGGACTGGCAGGACTGGACGTCGCTCGGCGTCTTCGCCGTCCACCACGCGCTCTTCGGCTCCCTCGGCCACCACCTGTGGCGGCGTCACGCCGCGCGCGTGCTCGGCTCCGATGCGGCGCGCGCGCTCGCGCAGGAGGTGCCGGCCCTGTCGGGCAGCAACGCCTGGGTCGTCGGGGGCTGCAGGTCGACCGACGGTGCGCCGCTCATCGGCGCCGACCCGCACCGCATCGTCACGGTGCCCAGCGTCTACCAGCGGGTTCACCTCGTGGCCGGCGACGCCGACGTCGACGTCGTCGGGCTGACGTTCCCGGGCGTGCCGGGGGTGCAGCACTTCGGGCACACCGGCACGGTCGCGTGGGCCATCACCAACGCGATGGCCGACACCCAGCGTCTCGTCGACGTCGAGGCCGACACGCCGCGCGACGTCGTCGAGGGCGTCTCGGTGACGGCCGACGGCCCGGTCGTCCTCGAACGTCCGGACGGCTCCGGCGTGGCGATACGCAGCGTGCCGTGGCTGCTGGACGACCTCGGGTTCGCGGCCTTCGTGCCGCTGCTGCGCGCCCGCACCACCGCCGACGTCGACGCCGCCCTCGACCACTGGGTCGAGCCGGTCAACGACGTGCTCGTGGCCGACGTCGACGGTGCCGTGCTGCACCGGGTGGCCGGCCGGGTGCCGTGGCGCGAGACGTCGGGCGAGTGGTCGGGGTGGGTGGTGCCGCACCGCCGACGGGTGGGGCCGACCGAGCACGCCGTGGTCGCCAACCACCGGCAGGGTGGGCACAGCGCGGCGCTGGCGGACGAGCTCGCGCCGCCGCACCGCGGCCGCCGTCTGCACCAGCTGCTCGCGTCGTCGCCGACGCTCGACGTCGAGACCGGCGCGGCGCTGCACGCCGACACGCTGCTGCTGCCGGCCGCGCACTGGCAGCGCAGGCTGGGTGAGCTGGCGATGTCGTCGGAGCCGGCCGAGGTGCGCCAGGTGCGCGACCGGCTGCTCGCCTGGGACGGGCACATGGACGCCGCGTCGAGCGACGCCGCCCTGTTCGCGCTGCTGCGGTCGGCCGTCGTCCGACGTCTGGTCGCGCACCCCGCGCTCGCCCCGCTGCAGGAGCCGTCCGAGGACCCCTGGACCGGGCCCGAGGAGCTGTTCGCGCCCTGGCTGCGGCCCGAGCCGCGTGTGGCGCTCGCGCTCGACCGCTGGCTGGAGGACCCGACGGCGGCATCGCCGCTGCTCACGTCGTTCGACCTCGACTGCACGCTGCTCGCGGCGCTGCGCGAGGTCGCGCCGTCGGCGGGCGACGTGGGGCCGTGGGGCGACGTGCACACCTTCACCACCCCCGACGGCGAGGTGCTGCGGCTCGGCGGCGACGACGGGTGCGTGCTGTCGACGTCGTCGCTGCCCGGCCTGGACGACCGCGTGTGGCGCGGCCCGGTCGCGCGACTGGTGTGGAGCCTCGGCGACCGGTCGCGGAGTCGCTGGACCGTGCCCGACGAGACGGACGTGTGGGCGGCGGGCTCGACGTCGCCCCTGGAGGCGGACCTCGCATGA
- a CDS encoding IucA/IucC family protein, producing the protein MSTVVDLHATSQEAFDAADHLEPATLERAQRRLTAKAIGELTHERLLSPTPVPDAAGWWEVRTVASVWRFHAHVHEPEHWSVDPASLLRADVEQDVTRPVDVLELVAELHEELGIPDHLVAVYLEELSATLAAACWSDVHHDHSAEDLLDADLATTEAAMHEGHPAFIATNGRIGYGLDDYRAYAPETGSEVHLVWLAVRREHTVLAVGDGIDEDTLYAGELDADERAGFELRLRSLGLDPRDYLLVPAHPWQWTNKLAITFAADVARRDVVPLGPGRDAYRAQQSVRTFLNVSDPSRLYVKTALSVQNMGFMRGLSPHYMRGTPAINDWVHRLVADDAELRRCGFEVLRERAAVGYTGGVYQQVAGVRRGPYQKMFAALWRETPTLVAGERAATMASLLHRDRDGRSLVAATVRASGLDPADWVRRYLDVYLRPVAHCLWAHDLAFMPHGENLILVLRDHVPVRAYMKDVGEEVALLVGDGPEAHPEHELPEAVRRIRATVPEGQQSLAVLTDVLDGFLRFLAAILADDGVLPGADFWTVAAECLRDLQADHPELADQHARYDLLAPDFEHSCLNRLQLRNTLEMVDLADQATSLQLVGRLANPLHGR; encoded by the coding sequence ATGAGCACCGTCGTCGACCTGCACGCGACGTCGCAGGAGGCGTTCGACGCCGCCGACCACCTGGAGCCGGCCACGCTGGAGCGCGCGCAGCGGCGGCTCACCGCCAAGGCCATCGGCGAGCTGACGCACGAGCGTCTCCTGTCGCCGACGCCCGTGCCCGACGCCGCCGGCTGGTGGGAGGTGCGGACGGTCGCGTCCGTCTGGCGCTTCCACGCGCACGTGCACGAGCCCGAGCACTGGTCGGTCGACCCGGCGTCGCTGCTGCGCGCCGACGTCGAGCAGGACGTGACGCGTCCCGTCGACGTGCTCGAGCTGGTGGCCGAGCTGCACGAGGAGCTCGGCATCCCCGACCACCTGGTCGCCGTGTACCTGGAGGAGCTCAGCGCGACCCTCGCCGCGGCGTGCTGGTCCGACGTGCACCACGACCACAGTGCCGAGGACCTCCTCGACGCCGATCTGGCCACGACCGAGGCGGCCATGCACGAGGGCCACCCGGCGTTCATCGCCACGAACGGCCGCATCGGCTACGGCCTCGACGACTACCGTGCCTACGCGCCGGAGACCGGCAGCGAGGTGCACCTGGTGTGGCTCGCCGTCCGCCGCGAGCACACGGTGCTGGCGGTCGGCGACGGGATCGACGAGGACACCCTCTACGCGGGCGAGCTCGACGCGGACGAGCGCGCCGGGTTCGAGCTGCGGCTGCGGTCGCTGGGGCTCGACCCCCGTGACTACCTGCTCGTGCCGGCCCACCCGTGGCAGTGGACGAACAAGCTGGCCATCACGTTCGCCGCCGACGTGGCGCGTCGTGACGTCGTGCCGCTCGGCCCAGGCCGCGACGCCTACCGTGCGCAGCAGTCGGTGCGCACGTTCCTCAACGTCTCCGACCCGTCGCGCCTGTACGTCAAGACCGCCCTGTCGGTGCAGAACATGGGCTTCATGCGGGGGCTGTCGCCGCACTACATGCGCGGCACCCCGGCCATCAACGACTGGGTGCACCGGCTCGTCGCCGACGACGCCGAGCTGCGTCGCTGCGGCTTCGAGGTGCTGCGCGAGCGCGCCGCCGTGGGCTACACCGGTGGCGTCTACCAGCAGGTCGCCGGCGTGCGGCGGGGTCCGTACCAGAAGATGTTCGCCGCCCTGTGGCGCGAGACCCCCACCCTCGTGGCGGGCGAGCGCGCCGCGACGATGGCGTCGCTGCTGCACCGCGACCGCGACGGTCGCAGCCTGGTCGCGGCGACGGTGCGCGCGTCGGGCCTCGACCCGGCCGACTGGGTGCGGCGCTACCTCGACGTCTACCTGCGTCCGGTCGCGCACTGCCTGTGGGCGCACGACCTGGCCTTCATGCCGCACGGGGAGAACCTCATCCTGGTGCTGCGCGATCACGTGCCCGTGCGCGCGTACATGAAGGACGTCGGCGAGGAGGTCGCGCTGCTCGTCGGCGACGGCCCCGAGGCGCACCCCGAGCACGAGCTCCCCGAGGCGGTGCGCCGCATCCGGGCCACCGTGCCGGAGGGTCAGCAGTCGCTCGCGGTGCTCACCGACGTGCTCGACGGGTTCCTGCGGTTCCTCGCCGCGATCCTCGCCGACGACGGTGTGCTCCCGGGCGCCGACTTCTGGACGGTGGCCGCGGAGTGCCTGCGCGACCTGCAGGCCGACCACCCGGAGCTGGCCGACCAGCACGCGCGGTACGACCTGCTGGCCCCGGACTTCGAGCACTCCTGCCTGAACCGGCTGCAGCTGCGCAACACGCTGGAGATGGTCGACCTCGCGGACCAGGCGACGTCGCTGCAGCTGGTCGGCCGGCTCGCCAACCCCCTGCACGGCCGATGA
- a CDS encoding GNAT family N-acetyltransferase yields the protein MRIELEPLDVERDVDLLHAWVTHPRSRFWMMQGASVDDVRREYADIVASPHHDAWLGRVDDGDGAGGGAGPWAAKSTGGAGPWAANSPAFLAETYDPARSALSAVLDVRPGDLGMHVLVAPTDTPVHGFTTEVFAAVMRHCFALLGHADEPTARVVVEPDAANTAIHALNARAGFVVEGEVQLPDKRALLSTCTREQWERSELGAAVVAR from the coding sequence ATGAGGATCGAGCTCGAGCCGCTCGACGTCGAGCGCGACGTCGACCTGCTGCACGCGTGGGTCACGCACCCGCGGTCGCGGTTCTGGATGATGCAGGGCGCGAGCGTCGACGACGTGCGCCGCGAGTACGCCGACATCGTCGCCAGCCCGCACCACGACGCCTGGCTCGGTCGGGTCGACGACGGCGACGGCGCCGGCGGGGGTGCCGGGCCGTGGGCGGCGAAGAGCACCGGGGGTGCCGGGCCGTGGGCGGCGAACAGTCCAGCGTTCCTCGCGGAGACCTACGACCCCGCCCGCTCCGCGCTGAGCGCGGTGCTGGACGTGCGACCCGGCGACCTCGGGATGCACGTGCTGGTGGCCCCCACGGACACGCCGGTGCACGGCTTCACGACCGAGGTCTTCGCCGCGGTCATGCGGCACTGCTTCGCGCTGCTCGGCCACGCCGACGAGCCGACGGCGCGGGTCGTGGTCGAGCCCGATGCCGCCAACACGGCCATCCACGCGCTGAACGCGCGGGCCGGGTTCGTCGTCGAGGGGGAGGTGCAGCTGCCCGACAAGCGGGCCCTGCTCAGCACCTGCACGCGCGAGCAGTGGGAGCGCAGCGAGCTCGGTGCGGCGGTGGTGGCCCGATGA